The uncultured Mailhella sp. genome segment ATGCCTATGGCCGTGAGCACGGCGCTGAACTGATAGAGGCCCGCGCCCACGGACGCGCCGTCCGCCCCGAGCAGCAGCGCCGCGGTCATGGCTGCGAGCGAGCCGCCCCAGCCGAACAGCGCGGCGGAAGGCGAAGAGAGGGCCAGACCGATCAGAAACAGCGCTCCCGTCACGGGGTCGTTGATGAGAAAGACCTGGGAGACGCCGACAAGACTGGAAATGAAGAAGGCTTCCGCGCTGAAGAGCGACACGGCGTCGTGCGGAAGCGCGGGCAGCGCCGGATGCGGCAGCGCGACGGCGTCGAAGCCCGCAAAGCTGTAGGACGCCAGAAGAATGAACCAGGTGGCGAACACGAACGGCCCCGTCATGGCCGAGACCTTCCACGAGGCGAACACCCGCGACACCGCCAGCATGATGACGGTGGAAAACATGGCTCCGAGCGCAATGAGCAGCCAGCACACGGCTCCGCCTTCCAGAAACACGGGCAGCGCGCAGCCCACGAGAATGCCGTTGTAGCCGTGCAGGCCCGCACGCACGTCACTGCGGGGAGCGCCGAGCAGGCAGCCCGTCGCCGTGCCCGCGGCAAGGCCCAGAAGCGCGCCGAAGAATATTTCCGGTCTGCCCGCATTCCACGCGCCCCAGGCAATGCCGCAGAGAAAGAGCAGTCCCGTCCACGGGGAGTTCTGAAACATCACCTGCCCGGCTCCGCGCAACAGCGTTCCGAGCACCGAAACCGCCGGACAGCTTCCCTGCCCGGCGACGCATCCGTTGGCCGTCATTGTCCGCCACCTCCTTGTTTCCGCGTATTCCGTCAGCGCCAGAGAAAGTCGGGCGGCAGCGGCCTGCCGAGCGCCCTTTCCCGCACCAGCGAATGGAATTCCCTCATTTTCCTGCGCACGCTCTCCACGCCGTGCCCGAGCACCCTGAACGCCGCTCCGGCGTGTTCCGGCAGACGAAGCGCGCCCCAGGCAAGATCGTCGGTCACGGCCGCGCCGGCGTCGCGCACAAGAGCGTCCGCAAGCGTTTCGGGAACCAGCGCAAACATGCTTCCGAACACCTCGAAACCGTCCATGACCGCGGCGCTGCAGAAGTTCGTTCCGTCCGGCTCCAGCACGAGACGCTCCTCGAAAAGCGGAGCCTCGTCGTCGCTGCGGCAGACGTGAAAGCCCGCCGAGTAGAGATCAAAGCCGAAAAGCTCCTCCCGGTGATGCCAGCGCCTGCCCGGAACCAGCATTTCCCCGTAGAGAAAGCAGGCCGATTCCGGCAGCGTGACCCAGGTATCCTGCACATAGCGCGAATGGCGGTGAAGAATGAGCGGATCGGGCACGTATTCCAGCCAGCTCCCTTCCTCCAGATGGAAACGCTGAAGCTGGCAGGCGTGATTGTGATCCATGACGTGAACCTTCGTGGCGCTCTGCGTGGTCACGAGCGCGCGTGAGTTTCGGCGCGCGTGAACATCCAGCGCCATGCGGTCGCCCTGCACCACGCAGCCCGTGGACGTGATGGTGATCACGCAGGCCATGTCCGGCTGCGACTCCTCCCAGTACAGCGCCTTCTGTGCGATCATGGGCGCGCGGCGGTCCAGATCGGCCAGCACGGTGCGGCCGAGATTCTCGTCGCGGCGAAAGTCCAGACGCAGATAGCCCAGCTTGCCCACGGAGCCGCTCTTCATCTGCGGCGGCTCGTCGCGGTACGGATCAAGCTCCGCCGCGCTGCGATCCATGTCCGCAAGCGCCTGCCGCGCCGCCTGAAAGCTCGAACAGTCGGGCGCAGGCGCGCCGGTATCGACGCAGCTTATCTCACGCATGGGCCGCCTCGTTCGCCGCGCCGGACGTCTCCTGCGCCGGACGGTCCGGCAGATCGAAGAGAGCGTCGCGCATGATCCAGTCGGCCAGCACGTCGATGTTGTGACCGGTCATGCAGTTCGTGAAGATGAAGGGACGATCGCCGCGCATGAGGCGGGAATCGCGGTCCATGACTTCCAGACTCGCGCCCACGTACGGCGCAAGGTCTTCCTTGTTGATGACCAGAATGTCGGAATGGCACACGCCCGGGCCGCTCTTGCGCGGAATCTTGTCCCCGGCGGCCACGTCGATGACGTAGATGAAGAAGTCGGCCAGCGCCGGACTGAACGTCAGCGTAAGATTGTCGCCGCCGCTTTCGATGAACACCACATCGCTGTCGGGAAAGCGTCTCTCCAGCTCCTCCACGGCGGCGAGGTTCATGCTGGGATCCTCGCGGATGGCGGTGTGCGGGCAGGCGCCCGTTTCCACGCCCACGATGCGTTCGGCGTCGAGCACTCCGGCAAGTTCGCGCTGCACGTGCTTGGCGTCTTCGGTGGTCACCACGTCGTTGGTGATGATGAGCGGGCGCACGCCGCGCTTCATGAGCACGGGCACCACGGCCTCGATGACGGCCGTCTTGCCCGAGCCCACCGGGCCGCCGACGCCGATACGGGTAATTTTTTTCATGGAGTCTCTCCTCTTCAGCTCATAAAAAGACGAACCCGCGCCCCGGCATGGACGGCGGAAAGAATTTCCGTCATGGGGGCATAGCCCGTCATGCGGTCAAGCGGGGTGGCCAGCGCCCGCGCGCACAGCGGTTCGAACAGCTCCGAACTGCGGTACAGCACGGCCTGCGTTTCCAGATGCGTCACGCGCATGAGGCGCAGCGCCGCGTTCAGCAGTCCCATGGCCACGCCGTAGAAATAAACGGTGAGCCCTTCCTCAAGCACGGCCTGCGTTTCCGCGCCGTCCGCACCGCGCAGGGGCGCGTCGGCAAAGGCCGTGGCGGCAAAGAGCGCCGCCAGCGACACGGGGTAGGAACCGGGCGTGCAGCCCGTGGTTATCCGGGAAAGCCAGCGCGAAAGCAGCGGCGACTTCGTGGTTTCCGCGCCGAGCTGGGCCAGCTTGAGCCCTGTTTTCGTCATCATGTCCCTGAATTCCTCGGGCAGCTTGCGGCGGTACAGGGCAAGGTCGATCACGCCGAGCCTCGCCAGAGCGGCGTCGCTTACCGGCGCTCCCGCGCTTGCCGCGTCGTCGCACAGCGCGCGCAGGGCAAAGGCGAGGCCCACCGCGTCGCCCGTGGACGCCTGTCTGAGCGCCGACACCACGTACTGCTGAAGCGTGCGCGCGTCGCGCACCACGCCCGTCTGCGCCGCCGCCTCCAGAGCCCCGGAAAAGGCAAACGCGCCCGTGGGCAGCATGGAGTCGCCGAACTGCATGAGATGCA includes the following:
- the yut gene encoding urea transporter codes for the protein MTANGCVAGQGSCPAVSVLGTLLRGAGQVMFQNSPWTGLLFLCGIAWGAWNAGRPEIFFGALLGLAAGTATGCLLGAPRSDVRAGLHGYNGILVGCALPVFLEGGAVCWLLIALGAMFSTVIMLAVSRVFASWKVSAMTGPFVFATWFILLASYSFAGFDAVALPHPALPALPHDAVSLFSAEAFFISSLVGVSQVFLINDPVTGALFLIGLALSSPSAALFGWGGSLAAMTAALLLGADGASVGAGLYQFSAVLTAIGMGTTFYRPGGRVILYTLLATVFTVVAQGALNAALAPLGIPTLTFPFVVAAWLFLLPHVVLAGTRGGDDSPSA
- a CDS encoding urease accessory protein UreD, which produces MREISCVDTGAPAPDCSSFQAARQALADMDRSAAELDPYRDEPPQMKSGSVGKLGYLRLDFRRDENLGRTVLADLDRRAPMIAQKALYWEESQPDMACVITITSTGCVVQGDRMALDVHARRNSRALVTTQSATKVHVMDHNHACQLQRFHLEEGSWLEYVPDPLILHRHSRYVQDTWVTLPESACFLYGEMLVPGRRWHHREELFGFDLYSAGFHVCRSDDEAPLFEERLVLEPDGTNFCSAAVMDGFEVFGSMFALVPETLADALVRDAGAAVTDDLAWGALRLPEHAGAAFRVLGHGVESVRRKMREFHSLVRERALGRPLPPDFLWR
- the ureG gene encoding urease accessory protein UreG; translation: MKKITRIGVGGPVGSGKTAVIEAVVPVLMKRGVRPLIITNDVVTTEDAKHVQRELAGVLDAERIVGVETGACPHTAIREDPSMNLAAVEELERRFPDSDVVFIESGGDNLTLTFSPALADFFIYVIDVAAGDKIPRKSGPGVCHSDILVINKEDLAPYVGASLEVMDRDSRLMRGDRPFIFTNCMTGHNIDVLADWIMRDALFDLPDRPAQETSGAANEAAHA
- a CDS encoding urease accessory UreF family protein — encoded protein: MSAVDILSLVHLMQFGDSMLPTGAFAFSGALEAAAQTGVVRDARTLQQYVVSALRQASTGDAVGLAFALRALCDDAASAGAPVSDAALARLGVIDLALYRRKLPEEFRDMMTKTGLKLAQLGAETTKSPLLSRWLSRITTGCTPGSYPVSLAALFAATAFADAPLRGADGAETQAVLEEGLTVYFYGVAMGLLNAALRLMRVTHLETQAVLYRSSELFEPLCARALATPLDRMTGYAPMTEILSAVHAGARVRLFMS